GGCTGCGTCGTCGGCGACGTAGACGAAGCGCCGGTCCGGCATCAGCACCCGCGCTTCGCGCAAGACGGTCAAGCCGCCTATGCCGGAATCGAATACCAGCACCGGCTTGTCAGTCGTCTCCATTGCCGTCCTCGGGGATCCGGCCAGCCAGGTCGGCCTGCCTCTTGCGCTCGGGATAGCCGCTGCCGCGCGGCTCCTTCGGCGAAAAATAGTCGAGCGACGCGAGCACGCCGCGCAGGACTTTCACCTCGGGCTCCGTGAAGCCCGGCCGCGTGAACACCGCCCGCACATTGTCGAGCATTTTCGGCTTCTTTTCCGCCGGCCGGAAATAGCCGCGCGCCTCGAGCGCCTGTTCGAGATGGTCAAGGAACCCATGGATGTGACGTTTGTCCGCGGGTGTCAGATCGGGGCCAGCGAAAGCCGTGTCGGTCTCGCGTTCGAGTCCCGATTTCATCCATTCATAGGACATCAGCAGCACCGCCTGGGCGATGTTGAGCGAGGAAAACTCGGCATTGACCGGAAAGGTGACGATCTCGTCCGCGAGGCCGATCTCCTCGTTGAACAGTCCGAACCGCTCGCGTCCGAACAAGAGGCCGGTCTTCAGGCCGGACCGGCTGCGTGCCCTGAGCCCCCTGCCCGCCTCGACCGGGCCGACCACCGGTTTGAAATTGTCGCGGGGCCGCGCCGTCGTCGCGCCGACATAAGCGAGATCGGCGACCGCCTCCTGAAGCGACCCGAACACAGTCGCGGCATCGATCACATGGTCGGCGCGGCTTGCGGTGGCGCGCGCGCTCTCGTTCGGCCAGCCGTCGCGCGGCTTCACCAGGCGCAATTCGGTCAGGCCGAAATTGGCCATGGCGCGCGCCACCATGCCGATGTTCTCGCCGAGTTGCGGCTCGACGAGGATGATTGCCGGGGGCATCTCGCGCGGGCGGGAGAGGTCGTCTGTCATGGGCGCGTGTCTGGCATGAAATACTAACGAAAGAAACATCGAGCTAGGGACCTGTGTCATATGCAACGCTCGACGGCTTTTCCTTTCGATTCGCGGGGATGTGTTCAATCGGAGAAGTTTCCGTTGCGTAACCTCGGTGCAAAGTATAGAGAATCCGAGTGCCGCGAAGGGCGTTTTTCGGGAACCGCGAATGAAGACGAGACTGTCGACGATCGTAGCGGCGGCCGCGTCGGCGGTCGCCGTGTGCATCGGATTGGCGGGCGCGGCATCCGCCCAGGCGACGAGAACCTGGGTGTCGGGCGTCGGCGACGATGCCAATCCTTGCAGCCGCACGGCACCGTGCAAGACCTTCGCCGGTGCGATCTCGAAGACAGCCGCCGGCGGCGAAATCAACTGCATGGATCCGGGCGCGTTCGGGGGCGTCGCCATCACGAAATCGATCACGATCTCCTGCGAGGACGTCCAGGCGGGGATTCTCAACAGCGGGATCCATGGGATCGTGGTCAACGCCGCCCTGACGGATGTCGTCGTGTTGCGCGGGCTGGACATCGACAGCGCGCCAAACAGCACCGGCACCAACGGAATCCGCTTCTTCGCGGCCGCCGCCCTGCACATCGAAGACTGCGTGATCCGCGACAGCGGCGCGGCCGCGCCAAGCGGGAACGGCATCCTCTTCGCGCCGTCGAGCGGCTCACCCGAAATGTTCATCAGCAATTCCTTCATCACGGGCAACGGCTCGGCCACCAACGGGACCGGCGTCCATGTCGAGCCTTCCGGTAGCGCGTCGGCGAAGGTATCGATCGAGGATACGGTGATCGCCAACAATTCGATCGGCGTGCGCGCCGTGTCGAACAATACGACCGGAACGGTGGAGATCACGATCGCCGGCAGCGAACTCACCGGCGGGACGTTCCACGGCCTCGTCGTTCAGGCCGACACTGGCTCCACCAGGGTCACGGTGAAATCGTCCCGTATCGTGAACAATGCGAACCAGGGCATACGTGCGATCGGCGCGAATGGAATCGTGCGCGTCGGTTCGTCGGTCATTTCGGGAAACCTTACGGGGCTCAACGCTTTGAGCGGCGCCAATATCCGTTCCTATGGCAACAACCAGCTTAACGGCAACGGTACCGACGGGGCCTTCACGGGACCTGTCGCCCTTCAGTAGACGAGCGAAGCCCCTCCAGGCGCAGGACAAGAGAAGTTGAAATTCTTCCAGAGAAGGAAATGGTCATGAGAGTGACAGCGATACTGACGGCGGCGGCGATCACAGCCGTCGCATTGATTGGATTTGCCAGCGGCGCATCGGCTCAGGCGACCCGCACCTGGGTGTCCGGCGTCGGCGACGACGCCAACCCCTGCAGCCGCACGGCACCGTGCAAGACATTCGCGGGAGCGATCTCCAAGACGGCGGCCGGAGGCGAGATCAACTGCATCGATCCGGGCGGCTTCGGAGCCGTTACGATCACCAAGTCGATGACGATCGCCTGCGAAGACGTCGAAGCTGGAATTCTGAATGCGGGCACAAACGGCGTGATCGTGAATGCCGCGGCGACGGACATTGTCGTTTTGCGCGGCCTTGATTTCGACAGCGGGCCGGGGTCACCCGGGTTGAACGGTGTTCGCTTCCTGGCGGGCGCTGCGCTTCACATCGAAGACTGCGTGATCCGCGACAACGGTGCGGCCACGCCGAACGGCAACGGCGTTCTGTTCACCCCGTCGAACGGCACGTCCGAGCTGTTCATCAGCAATTCGCAGATCACGGGCAACGGCACGGCAACCACAGGGACGGGTGTCCATGTCGCACCGACCGGCGCTGCGAACGCGAAAGTGTCGATCGACAATACCGTGATCGCGAATAACTCGATCGGCGTACGCGGGGTGTCGAACGGCACGACCGGGACGGTCGACATCAGCATCGCCAACAGCGAACTGAGCGGCGGCACCTTCCATGGGGTCGTCCTGCAGGGCGACACCGGGACGACCAAAGTCATGGTCAACTCGACCCGTATCGTCAACAACGCCAATCAGGGGATAAGGGCGATCGGGGCGAATTCAACCGTGCGCGTCGGCTCATCGGTCATTTCGGGTAATCTGACAGGTCTCAATGCTGTGAGCGGTGCAAGCATCCTGTCCTATCTGAACAACCAGCTCAACGGCAACGGTACCGACGGCGCCTTCACCGGCGCGGTTGCGCTGCAGTAGTCATCG
This DNA window, taken from Mesorhizobium sp., encodes the following:
- a CDS encoding RNA methyltransferase, which produces MTDDLSRPREMPPAIILVEPQLGENIGMVARAMANFGLTELRLVKPRDGWPNESARATASRADHVIDAATVFGSLQEAVADLAYVGATTARPRDNFKPVVGPVEAGRGLRARSRSGLKTGLLFGRERFGLFNEEIGLADEIVTFPVNAEFSSLNIAQAVLLMSYEWMKSGLERETDTAFAGPDLTPADKRHIHGFLDHLEQALEARGYFRPAEKKPKMLDNVRAVFTRPGFTEPEVKVLRGVLASLDYFSPKEPRGSGYPERKRQADLAGRIPEDGNGDD
- a CDS encoding right-handed parallel beta-helix repeat-containing protein yields the protein MKTRLSTIVAAAASAVAVCIGLAGAASAQATRTWVSGVGDDANPCSRTAPCKTFAGAISKTAAGGEINCMDPGAFGGVAITKSITISCEDVQAGILNSGIHGIVVNAALTDVVVLRGLDIDSAPNSTGTNGIRFFAAAALHIEDCVIRDSGAAAPSGNGILFAPSSGSPEMFISNSFITGNGSATNGTGVHVEPSGSASAKVSIEDTVIANNSIGVRAVSNNTTGTVEITIAGSELTGGTFHGLVVQADTGSTRVTVKSSRIVNNANQGIRAIGANGIVRVGSSVISGNLTGLNALSGANIRSYGNNQLNGNGTDGAFTGPVALQ
- a CDS encoding right-handed parallel beta-helix repeat-containing protein, with product MRVTAILTAAAITAVALIGFASGASAQATRTWVSGVGDDANPCSRTAPCKTFAGAISKTAAGGEINCIDPGGFGAVTITKSMTIACEDVEAGILNAGTNGVIVNAAATDIVVLRGLDFDSGPGSPGLNGVRFLAGAALHIEDCVIRDNGAATPNGNGVLFTPSNGTSELFISNSQITGNGTATTGTGVHVAPTGAANAKVSIDNTVIANNSIGVRGVSNGTTGTVDISIANSELSGGTFHGVVLQGDTGTTKVMVNSTRIVNNANQGIRAIGANSTVRVGSSVISGNLTGLNAVSGASILSYLNNQLNGNGTDGAFTGAVALQ